In one Tripterygium wilfordii isolate XIE 37 chromosome 22, ASM1340144v1, whole genome shotgun sequence genomic region, the following are encoded:
- the LOC119990602 gene encoding cellulose synthase-like protein D5: MVKTASSPPSSPVTITVSSGGKGGGIRSSIGLTSPIRRVSLPKNPNSPLSEANRTSSAGRYCSTSKDDDATEEVNSEFVTYTVHIPPTPDHQSIAASQSSLQEEKTRPDRSFISGTIFTGGFNSVTRGHVIECSMEQSELVKPGLVCGMKGCDDKSMKQKCECAFKICRECYLDIMRSNGNGHCPGCKEPYRDVGDDCTSEDEDEGMSEAEDQALPLPSMADFKLDKRLSLVKSFKAQTQPQDFDHSRWLFETKGTYGYGNAVWPRDGFGSGGNGFENPPDFRERSKRPLTRKIGVSAAILSPYRLLIVIRLAALGLFLTWRIRHPNRDAMWLWGMSIVCELWFALSWILDQLPKLCPVNRVTDLSVLKEHFESPNLRNPKGRSDLPGIDVFVSTADPEKEPPLVTANTILSILAVDYPVEKLACYLSDDGGALLTFEALAETASFARIWVPFCRKHGVEPRNPETYFGQKRDFLKNKVRLDFVRERRRIKREYDEFKVRINSLPESIRRRSDAYNAHEELRAKKKQMEMGGNPSESVTVPKATWMSDGSHWPGTWTSAERDHLRGDHAGIIQAMLAPPNAEPVFGSEADGENLIDTTEVDIRLPMLVYVSREKRPGYDHNKKAGAMNALVRTSAIMSNGPFILNLDCDHYIHNSLALREGMCFMLDRGGDRICYVQFPQRFEGIDPNDRYANHNTVFFDVCMRALDGLQGPMYVGTGCVFRRTALYGFSPPRAAEHHGWFGRKKIKLLLRKPKVTKKEEDEIALPIYGGNDDDDLDIESLLLPKRFGNSTSLAASIPVAEFQGRLLQDSQGNGNQGRPAGSLAVPREPLDAATVAEAISVISCFYEDKTEWGKRVGWIYGSVTEDVVTGYRMHNRGWRSVYCVTKRDAFRGTAPINLTDRLHQVLRWATGSVEIFFSRNNALFATRRMKFLQRVAYFNAGMYPFTSLFLIVYCILPAISLFSGQFIVQSLNVTFLIYLLAITITLCMLAMLEVRWSEITLHEWWRNEQFWLIGGTSAHPAAVLQGLLKVIAGVEISFTLTSKSATPDNGDDEFADLYVVKWSFLMVPPITIMMINMIAIAVGVARTMYSPFPQWSKLLGGVFFSFWVLSHLYPFAKGLMGRRGKVPTIIYVWSGLLSIIISLLWVYISPPSGRQDFSNFSFP; encoded by the exons ATGGTAAAGACGGCCTCCTCGCCTCCATCTTCTCCGGTTACAATCACAGTCTCATCAGGAGGTAAAGGAGGCGGGATTAGAAGCAGCATAGGCTTGACTAGTCCAATACGGAGGGTTTCTTTACCAAAGAACCCCAATTCGCCTCTCAGTGAAGCCAACCGGACCTCAAGTGCAGGCAGATACTGCTCAACATCAAAAGATGATGATGCTACAGAGGAGGTCAATTCAGAGTTTGTGACTTACACCGTCCATATACCACCAACTCCTGATCACCAGTCTATAGCAGCCTCCCAATCCAGTCTTCAAGAGGAGAAGACGAGGCCTGACCGGAGCTTCATTTCGGGTACTATTTTCACCGGTGGGTTTAACTCTGTAACTCGTGGGCATGTCATCGAGTGCTCCATGGAACAATCTGAGCTCGTGAAGCCCGGATTAGTTTGTGGGATGAAGGGGTGTGATGATAAATCAATGAAGCAGAAGTGTGAGTGTGCATTCAAGATTTGCAGAGAATGTTACTTGGATATCATGAGATCTAATGGAAACGGGCATTGTCCTGGCTGCAAGGAACCGTATAGGGATGTTGGTGATGATTGCACaagtgaagatgaagatgagggcATGTCTGAAGCAGAGGACCAGGCTCTGCCATTGCCTTCCATGGCCGATTTCAAGTTGGATAAGAGGCTTTCGCTTGTAAAGTCATTCAAGGCACAAACCCAACCCCAAGATTTCGATCATTCGCGTTGGTTGTTTGAGACCAAGGGAACTTATGGTTATGGGAATGCAGTCTGGCCCAGAGACGGATTTGGTTCAGGTGGTAATGGGTTCGAAAACCCTCCCGATTTCAGGGAGAGAAGCAAGAGGCCTTTGACAAGGAAGATTGGGGTTTCGGCTGCAATTCTCAGTCCATACAG GTTACTTATTGTGATACGTCTTGCGGCCCTCGGGCTCTTCCTAACATGGAGAATTCGACACCCCAACCGGGATGCAATGTGGTTATGGGGAATGTCAATAGTTTGTGAGCTGTGGTTTGCCCTTTCATGGATTTTGGATCAGCTGCCTAAGCTCTGCCCCGTAAACAGAGTGACCGACCTTTCTGTTCTGAAGGAGCATTTCGAATCCCCTAACCTTCGAAATCCAAAGGGACGATCAGACCTTCCGGGAATCGATGTCTTTGTTTCCACTGCAGACCCAGAAAAAGAACCCCCGCTTGTTACAGCAAATACAATTTTGTCAATCCTTGCTGTTGATTATCCTGTTGAAAAGCTTGCTTGCTACTTATCTGATGATGGAGGAGCACTCTTGACATTTGAAGCATTAGCTGAGACTGCTAGCTTTGCAAGAATTTGGGTTCCATTTTGTCGCAAACATGGGGTAGAACCAAGGAATCCTGAGACATATTTTGGGCAGAAGCGCGACTTTCTTAAGAACAAAGTGAGGCTTGACTTTGTTAGGGAGAGGAGAAGAATTAAGAGAGAGTATGATGAATTCAAGGTGAGGATCAACTCACTGCCTGAATCAATTAGGCGACGATCCGATGCTTACAATGCCCACGAAGAGCTTCGAGCGAAGAAGAAACAGATGGAAATGGGGGGCAATCCTTCTGAATCTGTTACAGTTCCAAAGGCCACTTGGATGTCAGATGGTTCTCACTGGCCTGGAACTTGGACTTCTGCAGAAAGAGATCACTTGAGAGGAGATCATGCTGGTATTATTCAG GCAATGCTGGCTCCACCAAATGCCGAACCAGTTTTTGGATCAGAAGCAGATGGGGAGAATCTGATTGACACAACCGAAGTTGACATAAGATTGCCAATGCTGGTGTATGTATCAAGGGAGAAGAGACCAGGTTATGACCACAACAAGAAAGCTGGGGCTATGAATGCTCTTGTTCGAACTAGTGCAATCATGTCTAATGGTCCATTCATCCTTAATCTTGACTGTGATCATTACATTCACAACTCTTTGGCTTTGAGGGAAGGAATGTGCTTCATGCTGGATAGGGGAGGCGATAGGATCTGTTACGTTCAATTTCCTCAAAGATTTGAGGGGATTGATCCCAATGATAGGTATGCAAACCACAATACGGTTTTCTTTGATGTGTGTATGAGAGCTTTAGATGGTTTGCAGGGTCCAATGTATGTAGGAACAGGCTGTGTCTTTAGGAGAACTGCTCTCTATGGGTTCAGTCCTCCTCGGGCAGCAGAACATCATGGATGGTTTGGTAGGAAGAAAATTAAGTTGTTGTTGAGGAAACCTAAGGTCACAAAGAAGGAAGAGGATGAGATAGCATTGCCAATCTATGGTGGAAACGACGATGATGACTTAGACATAGAGTCTTTACTTCTTCCAAAGAGGTTTGGGAACTCCACTTCTCTGGCGGCCTCCATTCCGGTGGCAGAATTCCAGGGAAGGCTGCTTCAAGATTCACAAGGAAATGGAAACCAAGGTAGGCCAGCTGGTTCACTTGCAGTGCCTCGTGAGCCTTTAGATGCTGCAACTGTTGCGGAGGCAATTAGTGTTATCTCTTGTTTCTACGAGGACAAAACTGAGTGGGGCAAAAGGGTTGGTTGGATTTATGGTTCTGTGACAGAAGATGTGGTGACCGGCTATAGAATGCACAATAGAGGATGGAGATCAGTGTATTGTGTAACAAAGAGAGATGCATTTAGAGGGACAGCTCCCATCAATCTAACTGACAGGCTCCACCAAGTCCTTCGGTGGGCAACTGGGTCGGTCGAGATATTTTTCTCAAGGAACAATGCACTCTTTGCCACTAGAAGAATGAAGTTCTTGCAGAGAGTGGCATATTTCAATGCAGGAATGTACCCCTTCACATCTTTATTCCTCATAGTCTACTGCATTCTTCCTGCAATTTCACTCTTCTCTGGGCAGTTCATTGTCCAAAGCCTGAATGTGACCTTCCTCATATACTTGTTGGCAATCACAATCACCTTGTGCATGCTTGCAATGCTCGAAGTAAGATGGTCGGAAATCACTCTCCACGAATGGTGGAGAAACGAGCAATTCTGGTTGATTGGTGGAACAAGTGCTCATCCTGCAGCAGTGTTGCAAGGGCTACTAAAGGTTATAGCAGGAGTGGAGATTTCGTTCACCTTGACATCTAAATCTGCTACACCGGACAATGGAGATGACGAGTTTGCAGATCTTTATGTTGTCAAGTGGAGCTTCTTGATGGTCCCTCCAATCACAATAATGATGATAAACATGATTGCAATCGCAGTTGGTGTGGCAAGAACCATGTACAGCCCATTTCCACAATGGAGCAAGCTTCTTGGTGGGGTGTTCTTCAGCTTCTGGGTTTTGTCCCATCTCTACCCATTCGCAAAAGGATTGATGGGAAGGAGAGGGAAGGTTCCGACGATTATATATGTGTGGTCTGGTTTGCTCTCCATCATCATTTCTCTGCTTTGGGTGTACATAAGCCCTCCATCAGGGAGGcaagatttttcaaattttagctTTCCTTGA